The DNA sequence TTCGCCGACATCTGGACGGAAACGCTCTGCTCCCACAGAGCACGAGTTCACTGGCCGCAAGGGCAAGGCTCCCACTCACGTGGAAGTGGTTGATTCCGATTACTCGAGGCATATCCCACACACCATTGTCCCAGATCGGTTAAAGACACCAAAGTCACAAGATCCTCGTCTATTTGATCATAAGCTTAGTCCGAGAGGTACCTCATCGCCGCACCCAACAACGCCCGAGCCCTCCAGTGCATGGTCAACCGATGTCACTAAGAGCAGTAAATTGCCGTCTCCGCAACCTCAGTCTTCCGAGCGTCAACAGCAGCAGACAACTTCCAAGCCTCAACAGTCCCAACGCCAACCCGGTGTCCTTCATCTTCCACGTACTGATCCTCGGTATCCCAATTTGATTCTACAGCCCGACAGCAGACCTATCTCACAAGAAGAGCTTGCGTCTGAAGTGAAGTCGATTTATGCTGGCCTAATAATGGTAGAGAACAAATGTATGCATGTCGACCGCGCTCAAGCTGCCGCCGCTGCCCAGGAAGGTGAAGCTAAGACCAATCTCGCTTCTGACCATTGGCAAGCTTTGATTGCACTCCACCGTACTTTGCTACATGAGCATCACGATTTCTTTTTGGCTAGTCAGCATCCCTCCTCGTCGCCGGCGCTACGTCGTCTTGCAGGTAAGTACTCAATGCCAGCGCGTATGTGGAAGCATGGCATACACTCTTTCTTGGAGTTACTTCGAAGACGGCTGCCTGAGAGCATCGATCATATGTTGGCTTTTATCTACCTGGCATACCAGATGGTAGCACTTCTCTACGAGACGGTCCCTGCTTTCGAGGATACGTGGATCGAATGCCTTGGGGATCTTGGACGTTATCGCATGGCTattgaggatgaggatgtCCGCGATCGTGAGACGTGGGCGGGAGTGGCACGCTCCTGGTACATCAAGGCTGCCGACAAAAACCCCACGGTGGGGCGATTGTACCATCATTTGGCTATTCTGGCACGACCACATCCACTGTTGCAGATGTACTACTACTCCCGGTCTTTGGCTTCCGTTAAGCCGTTTGAGAACGCCCGTGACTCGATCAAGACACTACTGGATCCACTCGTTGAAAAGGCGAATCACACTTCCCGGGAACATCTTTCTAACGACGACTTCTTTATCTTGGCACATGCCTCGCAGTTTGACCACACTTCTATCGAGAAAGATGCGTTTAGTATGGACAAGTCCACAGCCAAGTTTCTAACACCCAAGGTAGCC is a window from the Pyrenophora tritici-repentis strain M4 chromosome 7, whole genome shotgun sequence genome containing:
- a CDS encoding EST1-DNA-bind domain containing protein, whose protein sequence is MNSGDLLQSRFAQALKNQQGQGPHPCPYPGHGGRMFQDFQQFLDHARIEHRSDFEGLDTRQSRAKLRELSIRFRRSDHSSVATAGDRSAPDIGGLTLESEKEPRRTSPTSGRKRSAPTEHEFTGRKGKAPTHVEVVDSDYSRHIPHTIVPDRLKTPKSQDPRLFDHKLSPRGTSSPHPTTPEPSSAWSTDVTKSSKLPSPQPQSSERQQQQTTSKPQQSQRQPGVLHLPRTDPRYPNLILQPDSRPISQEELASEVKSIYAGLIMVENKCMHVDRAQAAAAAQEGEAKTNLASDHWQALIALHRTLLHEHHDFFLASQHPSSSPALRRLAGKYSMPARMWKHGIHSFLELLRRRLPESIDHMLAFIYLAYQMVALLYETVPAFEDTWIECLGDLGRYRMAIEDEDVRDRETWAGVARSWYIKAADKNPTVGRLYHHLAILARPHPLLQMYYYSRSLASVKPFENARDSIKTLLDPLVEKANHTSREHLSNDDFFILAHASQFDHTSIEKDAFSMDKSTAKFLTPKVAFLEKLDIHIGRVTAKWKDLGVYVAVANIAGWFDYGKDKNLIRHAFLQQLYPPIEFSNTENPVNVEAKQEPITRSDQQSASKKRKEYEEEKIPETSKAWLEARSRIEKDCHLKNARLFTNETSAMVFRRLGDKNVFPHVHVMLAFFSNLASSTYVSFLVADAPWTELVAFLNTLIKNETRHSQSANKKLNIDTLLATDVFPREGERDDELPLPEDYHIRGQIWAQHFPDKWFERERDEEERYLELASTAKNRVERILRLAFSIAKHHRWITFASDSHTFAVRSP